One genomic window of Xanthobacter dioxanivorans includes the following:
- a CDS encoding ATP-binding protein yields the protein MSLRDTILPRLRAATRPAPDGRAAGLSGCMSLRTQVLGTVLAINAVAAVVAGSVVVINAREAAEREMTASVEMAEKMVRETAERMADGASRLTMDQWPVHLRHLRHVRIQVEDAAGHPLALPADGGAQGEGAPEWFARLVGVGEVSRKIDVTANGAVVGRVRVSGVPDDEVAEVWEDVSDFAGVAVAVNVAILLALYLALGRVRADLGRFRAALGELEHNRFACRVPPPRSRELAEVAERFNALAEALDAAREDNARLNARLVSLQEDERRQVARELHDELGPLMFGLKASADSLQRLAAAAPQEVAGRIAARTAALVGIVERMQLANRRLLRKIRPAALDHVAMADVLSNLLVDFRQHDGERQFVFEPGALADHYGPAHDATLYRCVQEAVTNALRHGDARTVHVALTEVQAPPRLRLVVTDDGSGPPADLAEGLGLTGMRERVRALGGSCRLTASQAGGACLVVEIPITGDRPPVIVEHSRP from the coding sequence ATGAGCCTGCGCGATACGATCCTGCCGCGTCTGCGTGCCGCGACCCGACCCGCGCCGGACGGAAGGGCCGCCGGCCTCAGCGGCTGCATGTCGCTCCGCACCCAGGTGCTCGGCACCGTCCTCGCCATCAATGCCGTGGCGGCCGTGGTCGCCGGCAGCGTCGTGGTGATCAACGCCCGGGAGGCGGCGGAGCGGGAGATGACCGCGTCGGTGGAGATGGCGGAGAAGATGGTCCGCGAAACCGCCGAGCGGATGGCGGACGGAGCCTCCCGGCTCACCATGGACCAGTGGCCGGTGCACCTGCGCCATCTGCGCCATGTGCGCATCCAGGTCGAGGATGCCGCGGGGCACCCGCTCGCCCTGCCCGCCGATGGCGGCGCGCAAGGCGAGGGCGCGCCGGAATGGTTCGCCCGCCTCGTGGGTGTCGGCGAAGTCTCCCGGAAGATCGATGTGACGGCGAACGGCGCGGTCGTCGGCCGCGTGCGGGTGTCGGGGGTGCCCGACGACGAGGTCGCGGAGGTCTGGGAGGACGTCAGCGACTTCGCGGGCGTCGCCGTCGCGGTCAACGTGGCGATCCTGCTGGCGCTCTATCTCGCCCTCGGGCGGGTGCGCGCCGATCTCGGCCGCTTCCGCGCGGCGCTCGGCGAGCTGGAGCACAACCGCTTCGCCTGCCGGGTGCCCCCGCCGCGCAGCCGCGAGCTGGCGGAGGTGGCGGAGCGCTTCAATGCCCTCGCCGAAGCTTTGGATGCGGCGCGGGAGGACAATGCGCGCCTCAATGCCCGCCTGGTGAGCCTGCAGGAGGACGAGCGGCGGCAGGTCGCCCGCGAGTTGCACGATGAACTCGGGCCGCTGATGTTCGGCCTGAAGGCGAGCGCCGATTCCCTGCAGAGGCTCGCCGCCGCTGCGCCTCAGGAGGTCGCCGGACGCATCGCGGCGCGCACCGCCGCCCTCGTCGGCATCGTGGAGCGGATGCAGCTCGCCAACCGGCGCCTGCTGCGCAAGATCCGTCCCGCTGCCCTCGATCACGTGGCGATGGCGGATGTCCTGTCCAACCTCCTCGTAGACTTCCGGCAGCATGACGGCGAGCGCCAGTTCGTGTTCGAACCCGGCGCCCTCGCCGACCATTACGGACCCGCCCATGATGCTACGCTCTATCGCTGCGTCCAGGAGGCCGTCACCAATGCCCTCAGGCACGGCGACGCGCGCACGGTGCACGTGGCCCTCACGGAAGTGCAGGCGCCGCCGCGCCTTCGCCTCGTGGTGACGGACGATGGCTCCGGCCCGCCGGCCGACCTGGCCGAGGGGCTCGGCCTTACCGGCATGCGCGAGCGCGTTCGTGCCCTGGGCGGCAGTTGCAGGCTCACGGCATCGCAGGCGGGCGGGGCCTGCCTCGTGGTGGAGATCCCCATCACCGGGGACCGGCCACCCGTCATCGTGGAGCATTCACGGCCATGA
- a CDS encoding vWA domain-containing protein: MNPGVDHPLLLWLLLLALLPLFATPFRGQRLPAITAVPRDGVSTAVAVGLRTAGSVAIAALVLGLGGLHLREETMTRQGNGAHLMLLLDRSASMDNTFADRQPGQGEESKSAAAKRLLTDFLARRPRDRIGVAAFSTSPMPVLPLTDHHAAVAAAVAAIDRPGLALTDVGRGLALALSSFGEDGDGAARAVLLVSDGAALVDPRVQAALRDGVKRNPVRLYWLFLRTAGARGIFEAPRTPGEDTPQAMPERHLHLFFGSLGVSYRAFEAGSPQAVADAIAEIDRQEASPIAYLERIPRRDLRRLCFAVAALATLLLLAAKLAERGIGARQGRDAQAGGADAGAPDSSRRAA, encoded by the coding sequence ATGAACCCCGGCGTCGATCATCCGCTGCTGCTTTGGCTTCTGCTGCTCGCCCTCCTGCCACTGTTCGCTACCCCCTTTCGCGGACAGCGCTTGCCCGCCATCACAGCGGTGCCGCGCGACGGCGTCTCGACGGCCGTGGCCGTGGGGCTGCGCACCGCCGGATCGGTGGCCATCGCGGCCCTTGTCCTCGGCCTCGGCGGCCTGCATCTGCGGGAGGAAACGATGACGCGCCAGGGCAACGGCGCCCACCTGATGCTGCTGCTCGACCGTTCCGCCAGCATGGACAACACCTTCGCCGACCGGCAGCCGGGACAGGGCGAGGAATCGAAATCGGCCGCGGCGAAGCGGCTGCTGACCGACTTCCTCGCCCGTCGCCCGCGCGACCGCATCGGCGTCGCCGCCTTCTCCACCTCGCCCATGCCGGTATTGCCGCTCACCGACCATCACGCGGCGGTGGCGGCGGCGGTGGCGGCCATCGACCGGCCGGGCCTCGCGCTCACCGACGTGGGCCGAGGCCTCGCCCTCGCCCTGTCGTCGTTCGGAGAAGACGGCGACGGCGCGGCGCGAGCGGTGCTGCTGGTTTCGGACGGGGCCGCGCTCGTCGATCCGCGGGTGCAGGCGGCGCTGCGCGACGGGGTGAAGCGCAATCCGGTGCGGCTCTACTGGCTGTTTCTGCGCACCGCCGGCGCCCGCGGCATCTTCGAGGCGCCGCGCACTCCGGGGGAGGACACCCCGCAGGCCATGCCAGAGCGCCACCTGCATCTTTTCTTCGGCAGCCTCGGCGTCTCCTATCGCGCCTTCGAGGCCGGCAGCCCCCAGGCGGTCGCCGACGCCATCGCCGAGATCGACCGGCAGGAGGCCTCGCCCATCGCCTATCTGGAGCGCATCCCGCGCCGCGATCTCCGCCGGCTCTGCTTCGCCGTGGCGGCCCTCGCCACGCTGCTGCTGCTCGCGGCGAAACTGGCTGAACGCGGGATCGGGGCGAGGCAGGGCCGCGACGCTCAAGCCGGCGGCGCGGACGCCGGCGCTCCGGACAGCAGCAGGAGGGCCGCATGA
- the moxG gene encoding cytochrome c(L), periplasmic, with protein MKGLVAIALVSAFTLAAHATLSFTNTITGQPLDLSEAMEEGRDTEAVKKFLSAGVNPYLENKTCLPKAKDLFLSMCSGCHGHYGEGKIGPGLNDAYWTYPKNMTDQGLFETIFGGAQGQMGPMYGALNLDEMLLVMAWVRHIYKDDPNEAVWLSPAQRAAFKPFDDKEDHTPPLDQAPVCKVSATSAAGLR; from the coding sequence ATGAAGGGCCTTGTTGCCATCGCGCTCGTCTCCGCCTTCACGCTGGCCGCGCATGCGACGCTGTCCTTCACCAACACCATCACCGGCCAGCCCCTCGATCTGTCCGAGGCGATGGAGGAAGGCCGCGACACCGAGGCGGTGAAGAAATTCCTCTCCGCCGGCGTCAATCCCTACTTGGAAAACAAGACCTGCCTGCCCAAGGCCAAGGATCTGTTCCTCTCCATGTGCTCCGGCTGCCACGGCCATTACGGCGAAGGCAAGATCGGGCCGGGCCTCAACGACGCCTACTGGACCTACCCGAAGAACATGACCGACCAAGGCCTGTTCGAGACCATCTTCGGCGGCGCGCAGGGGCAGATGGGGCCCATGTACGGCGCGCTGAACCTCGACGAGATGCTGCTGGTGATGGCCTGGGTGCGCCACATCTACAAGGACGACCCCAACGAGGCCGTCTGGCTCAGCCCAGCCCAGCGCGCCGCCTTCAAGCCCTTCGACGACAAAGAGGATCACACGCCGCCTCTCGACCAGGCGCCGGTGTGCAAGGTGTCGGCCACAAGTGCGGCCGGCCTCAGATGA
- a CDS encoding response regulator, whose protein sequence is MTRVLLIDDHPIILQGCRYLLEDAGICELLEASSALAGYRLFRRQRPDMVIVDLALNGSGLAGLALVRRLRAQAARMPILVFSMHADPVIASRALEAGATGYLLKDTSAADLLEAFDKVRRGQPYISHDLALEVALLATRGRAGFMANLTPRELQVLALLAEGRAYGQIADDLGVSYKTVANTCSQLKGKLGATNLAELIHRAIQYLAGSPGGRQS, encoded by the coding sequence ATGACCCGGGTTCTGCTCATCGACGATCATCCCATCATCCTCCAGGGATGCCGCTACCTTCTGGAGGATGCGGGGATCTGCGAGCTCCTGGAGGCGAGCAGCGCCCTGGCCGGCTATCGGCTGTTCCGACGCCAGCGGCCAGACATGGTGATCGTGGACCTCGCTTTGAACGGCAGCGGCCTCGCCGGGCTCGCCCTGGTGCGGCGGCTGCGGGCGCAGGCGGCGCGGATGCCCATCCTGGTGTTCAGCATGCATGCCGATCCGGTGATCGCCAGCCGGGCGCTGGAGGCGGGCGCGACGGGCTATCTGCTGAAGGACACCTCCGCCGCCGACCTTCTGGAGGCGTTCGACAAGGTCCGCCGCGGTCAGCCCTACATCAGCCACGACCTGGCGCTGGAAGTGGCGCTGCTCGCCACCCGCGGCCGGGCCGGATTCATGGCGAACCTCACCCCGCGGGAGTTGCAGGTCCTCGCCTTGCTGGCGGAAGGCAGGGCCTATGGGCAGATCGCTGATGACCTGGGGGTGAGCTACAAGACGGTGGCTAACACCTGCTCGCAGCTCAAGGGCAAGCTCGGGGCAACCAACCTCGCCGAACTGATCCACCGCGCGATCCAATATCTAGCCGGCTCTCCAGGCGGGCGGCAGAGCTGA
- a CDS encoding DUF58 domain-containing protein, with protein sequence MIGDEGPGQNKDGRGLSDAEPDAAVLPYRLRWRPRGEKPGAHPARAEGGEGSFRGLLPLMARPDPRRIDLRATLRDPFDAVHVRSFAPRRAITVAALVDLSGSMGFDEALPGHGPPEVARFAATLAASAAAGGDAFTLLAADDAPREDIRIAPTHRRGIAQEVLSRLAHAPASRRSARGLLAAAEDLPRRRCLVFLVSDFLIPAADLADLLDALWRHDVVPVVVRDSRTEGHVPAYGLMEAQDAETGARRLVVMRPSLRARWRAQAHARLEALDAAFTARGRHAFHLVDRFDPDALHDFLARR encoded by the coding sequence ATGATCGGGGATGAAGGCCCCGGACAGAACAAGGACGGTCGCGGATTGTCCGATGCGGAGCCCGACGCGGCCGTCCTGCCTTACAGGCTGCGCTGGCGTCCGCGCGGCGAAAAGCCCGGCGCCCATCCTGCCCGCGCCGAGGGCGGTGAGGGCAGCTTCCGCGGCCTCCTGCCGCTAATGGCCCGCCCCGACCCGCGCCGCATCGACCTGCGTGCCACGCTGCGCGACCCGTTCGATGCCGTCCATGTCCGTTCGTTCGCGCCACGGCGGGCGATCACGGTGGCCGCGCTGGTGGACCTGTCCGGCTCCATGGGCTTCGATGAAGCGTTGCCCGGCCATGGGCCGCCGGAGGTGGCGCGCTTCGCCGCCACGCTCGCCGCCTCGGCGGCGGCCGGCGGTGACGCCTTCACCCTGCTGGCGGCGGACGATGCGCCGCGGGAGGACATCCGGATCGCGCCCACCCATCGCCGCGGCATCGCGCAGGAGGTGCTTTCCCGGCTCGCGCACGCCCCGGCCTCGCGGCGGAGCGCCCGCGGCCTGCTGGCGGCGGCCGAGGACCTGCCCCGGCGGCGGTGCCTGGTCTTCCTCGTCTCGGATTTCCTGATCCCCGCCGCCGACCTCGCCGACCTGCTCGACGCCCTGTGGCGGCACGACGTGGTGCCGGTGGTGGTCCGCGACAGCCGCACCGAAGGCCATGTGCCCGCCTACGGGCTCATGGAGGCGCAGGATGCGGAGACGGGTGCGCGGCGCCTCGTCGTCATGCGGCCGTCGCTCAGGGCCAGATGGCGGGCGCAGGCCCATGCCCGCCTGGAGGCCCTCGACGCCGCGTTCACCGCCCGCGGGCGCCATGCCTTCCACCTCGTCGACAGGTTCGACCCTGATGCGCTGCATGATTTCCTGGCGCGCCGCTAG
- a CDS encoding AAA family ATPase, translated as MHAIAGSDERIADWHARALAFEREVAKVVLGQERVIRMLSIAVFARGHVLLEGDVGVGKTTLLRAMARAIGGAYERVEGTVDLMPSDLVYDARIGDDGRPRVDPGPLLRRGTGLSIFFFNEINRARPQVHSLLLRLMAEGTVSAFGQDHVFPYLQVFADRNRVEREETFELPAAARDRFFMEVQVAAPTGMQARTALIFDPRFHHMDRLLSEVREGVLDHTRLGAVAGAIQEAVHASPAIAAYTVALWDAVRNPHAAGIALSGVRMDRLVQGGASPRGMSYLVRAARVRAWLEGRTMIVPEDLRAVFPEVMAHRIFFDPVYEMRREEIAAALCRAAFETVPAP; from the coding sequence ATGCACGCCATCGCCGGATCGGACGAAAGGATCGCGGACTGGCACGCGCGCGCGCTCGCATTCGAGCGGGAGGTCGCGAAGGTGGTGCTCGGCCAGGAGCGGGTCATCCGCATGCTCAGCATCGCGGTGTTCGCCCGCGGCCATGTGCTGCTCGAGGGCGACGTGGGAGTGGGCAAGACCACCCTGCTGCGCGCCATGGCCCGCGCCATCGGCGGTGCCTATGAGCGGGTGGAAGGCACGGTCGACCTGATGCCGTCGGATCTCGTCTACGATGCCCGCATCGGCGACGACGGCCGCCCGCGGGTGGACCCCGGCCCGCTGCTGCGGCGGGGCACCGGCCTTTCCATCTTCTTCTTCAACGAGATCAACCGGGCGCGCCCGCAGGTGCATTCGCTGCTGCTGCGCCTGATGGCGGAGGGCACCGTCAGCGCCTTCGGCCAGGACCATGTCTTTCCGTATCTCCAGGTGTTCGCCGACCGCAACCGGGTCGAGCGCGAGGAGACGTTCGAGCTGCCGGCAGCCGCCCGCGACCGCTTCTTCATGGAGGTGCAGGTGGCCGCGCCCACGGGGATGCAGGCACGGACCGCTCTCATCTTCGATCCGCGCTTCCACCACATGGACCGTCTCCTGTCCGAGGTCCGCGAGGGCGTGCTCGACCACACCCGCCTCGGCGCCGTGGCCGGCGCGATCCAGGAGGCCGTCCACGCCAGCCCCGCGATTGCCGCCTACACGGTGGCCCTGTGGGATGCGGTGCGAAATCCGCATGCCGCCGGCATCGCCCTCTCCGGCGTGCGGATGGACCGGCTGGTGCAGGGCGGCGCGAGCCCGCGCGGCATGTCCTATCTGGTGCGGGCGGCACGGGTGCGGGCCTGGCTGGAGGGGCGCACCATGATCGTGCCGGAGGACCTGCGCGCCGTTTTCCCGGAAGTGATGGCGCACCGCATCTTCTTCGATCCCGTCTACGAGATGCGGCGCGAGGAGATCGCCGCCGCCCTGTGCCGGGCGGCGTTCGAGACGGTGCCGGCCCCATGA
- a CDS encoding nonribosomal peptide synthetase MxaA: MRCMISWRAASAAARACAALLLLLLPGAAARAATVELFAPRPFGYFIGDVITHEAVLALDPGYQLAESGLPRPRPVTYWLDLVSARLTALPERAGGRRYRLTLIYQTFYAPLEPRALEIPAVPLVAADRDKRLALSVPAWTFVSSPLREIVSSRTANPMALQPDIAPAPYPLRDDLRAAGGAAGLAVASLLALAMLRGWGPFASRRMPFCDAARRLRGSLADAPTPEAYAAGLVLLHRAFDAAAGRRLLAEDVTTFLAGAPRFAPEADAIVRFFAASRMVFFGMDPEQARAVLPADALLALSRRLAAAERDGGRRTHAGPDFAPEGVS; this comes from the coding sequence ATGCGCTGCATGATTTCCTGGCGCGCCGCTAGCGCGGCGGCACGCGCCTGCGCCGCGCTTCTCCTCCTGCTCCTTCCAGGGGCGGCCGCGCGTGCGGCCACGGTGGAACTCTTCGCCCCGCGGCCCTTCGGTTATTTCATCGGTGACGTGATCACTCACGAAGCGGTCCTCGCCCTCGACCCCGGCTACCAACTGGCCGAAAGCGGGCTGCCCCGCCCGCGGCCGGTGACCTATTGGCTCGATCTCGTCTCGGCCCGGCTCACCGCGCTGCCGGAGCGGGCTGGTGGGCGGCGCTATCGCCTCACGCTCATTTACCAGACCTTCTATGCGCCGCTCGAGCCCCGCGCGCTCGAGATCCCCGCCGTCCCCCTGGTCGCCGCGGACCGCGACAAGCGCCTGGCGCTGAGCGTGCCGGCGTGGACCTTCGTGTCGTCGCCCCTGCGCGAGATCGTCTCCAGCCGGACGGCCAATCCCATGGCGCTGCAACCGGATATCGCCCCGGCGCCGTACCCGTTGCGCGATGATCTGCGCGCGGCGGGAGGCGCGGCGGGCCTCGCCGTCGCCAGCCTGCTGGCACTCGCCATGCTGCGGGGCTGGGGCCCCTTCGCCTCGCGCCGGATGCCCTTCTGCGACGCCGCCCGGCGCCTGCGCGGGAGCCTCGCCGATGCGCCGACCCCAGAGGCCTATGCGGCCGGGCTGGTGCTGCTGCATCGGGCGTTCGATGCCGCGGCGGGCCGAAGGCTGCTGGCGGAGGATGTCACCACCTTTCTTGCCGGCGCGCCGCGCTTCGCGCCCGAAGCCGACGCCATCGTCCGTTTCTTCGCCGCCTCGCGCATGGTGTTTTTCGGCATGGATCCCGAACAGGCGCGGGCCGTGCTGCCGGCGGATGCGCTGCTCGCCTTGTCCCGCCGGCTCGCGGCGGCCGAACGGGACGGGGGACGGCGCACGCACGCCGGGCCGGATTTTGCGCCGGAGGGCGTGTCATGA
- the moxJ gene encoding methanol oxidation system protein MoxJ, with product MSSFAFSARGLLLAGLLLSVGAAPAWTQTQKPATAAAQGDPTTLRVCASEVEAPFSQKDGKGFENRLAEALAAAMGRKAVFVWSSKPAIYQVRDQLDAKLCDVVMGVDTGDARMLTSRPYYRTSYVLVTKADRNITAIDWQDPQVAALGRFAIRFYSPGETMLKRLGKYEDNAAYLYGLVNFRSPRNQYVQIPGERIVSEVTSGEADIAFAFAPEVARYVKASQVPLRMSLAGTAITKFDGTDIPLHYDQSVGVRLDDKALLGEIETALVRARPQIEEILSQEGIPLLKPNT from the coding sequence ATGAGCTCTTTCGCCTTTTCCGCCCGCGGCCTGCTTCTCGCCGGATTGCTGCTCTCCGTTGGTGCCGCGCCCGCCTGGACGCAGACGCAGAAGCCGGCGACCGCCGCGGCACAGGGCGATCCCACGACCCTGCGCGTATGTGCCTCCGAGGTGGAGGCACCGTTCTCGCAGAAGGACGGCAAGGGGTTCGAGAACCGCCTCGCGGAGGCGCTGGCCGCGGCCATGGGCCGCAAGGCGGTGTTCGTGTGGAGCAGCAAGCCCGCCATCTACCAGGTCCGCGACCAGCTCGACGCGAAGCTCTGCGACGTGGTGATGGGCGTGGATACCGGCGATGCCCGCATGCTCACCTCCAGGCCCTATTACCGCACATCCTATGTGCTGGTGACGAAGGCCGACCGCAACATCACCGCCATCGACTGGCAGGACCCGCAGGTCGCTGCCCTCGGCCGCTTCGCCATCCGCTTCTATTCGCCCGGCGAGACCATGCTGAAGCGGCTCGGCAAGTATGAGGACAATGCGGCCTATCTCTACGGCCTCGTGAATTTCAGGTCGCCGCGCAACCAGTATGTGCAGATCCCCGGCGAGCGCATCGTCAGCGAGGTGACGAGCGGGGAAGCCGACATCGCCTTCGCCTTCGCCCCGGAAGTCGCGCGCTACGTGAAGGCCTCGCAGGTGCCTCTGCGCATGAGTCTCGCCGGCACCGCCATCACCAAGTTCGACGGCACCGACATCCCGCTGCACTACGACCAGTCCGTGGGGGTGCGCCTCGACGACAAGGCGCTGCTGGGCGAGATCGAGACGGCCCTGGTGCGGGCACGCCCGCAGATCGAGGAGATCCTTTCGCAGGAGGGCATCCCGCTCCTCAAGCCCAACACCTGA
- a CDS encoding methanol dehydrogenase [cytochrome c] subunit, protein MTRLDRIRRHTALFAAAALSAGLLAASGALAYDGTNCRAPGNCWEPKPGYPDKVAGSKYDPKHNPAELNKQSASIADMEARNKKRVEYFQKTGQFVYDVSKIPSN, encoded by the coding sequence ATGACCCGACTTGACCGCATCCGCCGCCACACAGCTCTGTTTGCTGCCGCGGCCCTTTCCGCCGGCCTCCTCGCCGCCTCCGGCGCCCTCGCCTATGACGGCACCAATTGCCGGGCGCCGGGCAATTGCTGGGAGCCGAAGCCGGGCTATCCCGACAAGGTGGCGGGGTCCAAGTACGACCCCAAGCACAACCCCGCCGAGCTGAACAAGCAATCCGCGTCCATCGCCGACATGGAGGCGCGAAACAAGAAGCGTGTCGAGTATTTCCAGAAGACCGGCCAGTTCGTCTATGACGTGAGCAAGATTCCGTCGAACTGA
- a CDS encoding tyrosine-type recombinase/integrase, with protein sequence MAAEVPLRGQGEAPRLGRLPDRHPRQGAREAGRRQGATGGRHRSRQVPARIAHRGGGDLRQHVPPCRRGISRQAAARRPSARHSAKVEWLLSFAYGDLGERPISEIAAAEVLAVLRKVEQRGRRESARRLRSTVGSVFRYAIATARAENDPTFALKGALTNTAAKHRAAITDPKALGALLRAIEGFDGQPTTRAAIQLMPILFPRSGELHMAERDEFDLEKAEWTIPASCVSRRAPMLDRG encoded by the coding sequence CTGGCGGCTGAAGTACCGCTACGAGGGCAAGGAGAAGCTCCTCGCCTTGGGCGCCTACCCGATCGTCACCCTCGCCAAGGCGCGCGAGAAGCGGGACGACGCCAAGGCGCAACTGGCGGACGGCATCGATCCCGCCAGGTCCCGGCGCGAATCGCGCATCGCGGCGGTGGCGACCTCCGGCAACACGTTCCGCCTTGTCGCCGAGGAATATCTCGACAAGCTGCGGCGCGAAGGCCGAGCGCCCGCCACTCGGCGAAGGTCGAATGGCTGCTGTCCTTCGCCTATGGCGATCTCGGCGAGCGCCCGATTTCGGAGATTGCCGCGGCCGAGGTGCTCGCCGTACTCCGAAAGGTGGAGCAGCGCGGCAGACGGGAGAGCGCCCGGCGGCTGCGATCCACGGTGGGCTCGGTCTTCCGCTATGCCATCGCCACCGCCCGCGCCGAAAACGATCCGACCTTCGCCTTGAAGGGAGCGCTCACCAATACAGCGGCGAAGCACCGGGCCGCCATCACCGACCCGAAGGCGCTCGGCGCGCTCCTCCGTGCGATTGAGGGGTTCGACGGTCAGCCCACCACCCGCGCAGCGATCCAGCTGATGCCGATCCTCTTTCCCCGGTCCGGCGAACTGCACATGGCGGAGCGGGACGAGTTCGATCTGGAGAAAGCCGAGTGGACGATACCGGCATCATGTGTGAGTCGGAGGGCACCGATGCTTGATCGTGGGTAA
- a CDS encoding methanol/ethanol family PQQ-dependent dehydrogenase, whose translation MTRLFSSASLCAVTLALAAGSAALPSIAHANDKLVDLAKNDENWPMTGKNYDANNYSPQKQIDKQNVKQLRPAWSFSTGVLSGHEGTPLVVNGVMYVHAPFPNTTFALGLDDPGHILWQHKPKQNPTARAVACCDVVNRGLAYWPGDAKTPPLILKTQLDGHIVALKADSGEEFWKLENSDIKVGSTLTIAPYVVKDTVLVGSSGAELGVRGYVTAYDVRTGAQKWRAYATGPDEQVMLANDFNKANPHYGQKGLGTGTWEGDAWKIGGGTNWGWYAFDPSTNMVYYGSGNPAPWNETMRPGDNKWTMTIWGRDIDTGEAKFGYQKTPHDEWDYAGVNVMMLSEQKDQTGKMRKLLTHPDRNGIVYTLDRTDGTLVSADKIDDTVNWVKQVDIKTGLPQRDPEYATRMDHKGRDICPSAMGYHNQGHDSYDPQRQSFFMGINHICMDWEPFMLPYRAGQFFVGATLWMYPGPKGDRQKYEGLGQVKAYDAINHKYKWEVMERFAAWGGTLATAGGVMFYGTLDGFIKARDSDTGELLWKFKLPSGVIGHPMTYTHKGVQYVAIYYGVGGWPGVGLVFDLNDPTAGLGSVGAFKQLQHYTQMGGGVMVFSLGGKGPYDDPNVGEYGSGG comes from the coding sequence ATGACACGATTGTTCTCTTCCGCGTCCCTGTGTGCGGTGACGCTCGCCCTGGCGGCGGGCTCCGCCGCACTCCCGAGCATCGCCCACGCCAACGACAAGCTCGTCGATCTCGCCAAAAACGACGAGAACTGGCCGATGACGGGCAAGAACTACGACGCGAACAACTACAGCCCGCAGAAGCAGATCGACAAGCAGAACGTAAAGCAGCTGCGGCCCGCGTGGTCCTTTTCCACGGGCGTGCTCAGCGGCCACGAAGGCACGCCGCTGGTGGTCAACGGCGTGATGTACGTGCACGCGCCGTTCCCCAACACCACCTTCGCCCTCGGCCTCGACGATCCGGGTCACATCCTCTGGCAGCACAAGCCCAAGCAGAACCCCACGGCCCGCGCGGTGGCCTGCTGCGACGTGGTGAACCGGGGCCTCGCCTACTGGCCGGGCGACGCCAAGACACCGCCGCTCATTCTCAAGACCCAGCTCGACGGCCACATCGTGGCGCTGAAGGCCGACAGCGGCGAGGAATTCTGGAAGCTGGAGAATTCCGACATCAAGGTGGGCTCCACCCTCACCATCGCGCCCTACGTGGTGAAGGACACGGTGCTGGTGGGCTCTTCCGGCGCGGAGCTCGGCGTGCGCGGCTACGTCACCGCCTATGACGTGCGCACCGGCGCCCAGAAGTGGCGCGCCTACGCCACCGGTCCCGACGAGCAGGTGATGCTCGCCAACGACTTCAACAAGGCCAACCCGCATTACGGCCAGAAGGGCCTCGGCACCGGCACCTGGGAAGGCGACGCGTGGAAGATCGGCGGCGGCACCAACTGGGGTTGGTACGCCTTCGATCCCTCCACCAACATGGTCTATTACGGCTCCGGCAACCCGGCGCCGTGGAACGAGACCATGCGTCCCGGCGACAACAAGTGGACCATGACCATCTGGGGCCGGGACATCGACACCGGCGAGGCCAAGTTCGGCTACCAGAAGACCCCCCACGACGAATGGGACTATGCCGGCGTCAACGTGATGATGCTGTCCGAGCAGAAGGACCAGACGGGCAAGATGCGCAAGCTCCTGACCCATCCGGACCGCAACGGCATCGTCTACACCCTGGACCGCACTGACGGCACCCTGGTCTCCGCCGACAAGATCGACGACACGGTCAACTGGGTGAAGCAGGTGGACATCAAGACCGGCCTGCCGCAGCGCGATCCGGAATACGCCACCCGCATGGACCACAAGGGTCGCGACATCTGCCCCTCGGCCATGGGCTACCACAATCAGGGGCACGACAGCTACGACCCCCAGCGGCAGTCCTTCTTCATGGGCATCAACCATATCTGCATGGATTGGGAGCCCTTCATGCTGCCCTACCGGGCGGGGCAGTTCTTCGTCGGCGCCACGCTGTGGATGTATCCCGGCCCCAAGGGCGACCGCCAGAAGTATGAGGGCCTCGGCCAGGTGAAGGCCTATGACGCCATCAACCACAAGTACAAGTGGGAAGTGATGGAGCGCTTCGCGGCCTGGGGCGGCACCCTCGCCACCGCCGGCGGCGTGATGTTCTACGGAACGCTGGACGGCTTCATCAAGGCCCGTGACAGCGACACCGGGGAGCTGCTGTGGAAGTTCAAGCTGCCCTCCGGCGTCATCGGCCATCCCATGACCTACACGCACAAGGGCGTGCAGTACGTCGCCATCTATTACGGCGTCGGCGGCTGGCCGGGCGTGGGCCTGGTGTTTGACCTCAACGATCCCACCGCCGGCCTCGGCTCCGTGGGCGCGTTCAAGCAGCTCCAGCACTACACCCAGATGGGCGGCGGCGTGATGGTGTTCTCCCTCGGCGGGAAGGGCCCCTACGACGATCCGAACGTGGGCGAATACGGCTCGGGCGGCTGA